In Symmachiella dynata, the following are encoded in one genomic region:
- the lysS gene encoding lysine--tRNA ligase — MDRFERDRLVKLEKIESLGIDPWGQRFDNHQPIEKIRSMAPAESGVTGERVRIAGRLMSRNNKGKLKFYFLQDWSGKVQLMVSRADVSEEQWELIGALDIGDLIGVDGTLRLTNTGEVTVFVETITFLTKSLSQPPEKHSGVKDIEILLRQRYLDLIYNEGVLERMLKRTEIIASMRQTLAGEGFVEVETPVLHAIAGGAAAKPFITHHNALDIDLYLRIALELHLKRLMVGGVERVFEIGRVFRNEGIDATHNPEFTMTEIYQAYGNYESMMDLTEKIVVDAVKKISDEMVLPWGEETIDFTPPWPRKTYADLFAEHAGCDMHDSAAVAEVAATHHIETADKHPDVIVNDVFEATVEDHLQGPVFVIDYPASICPLTKRKQDNPAIAERFELFIKGMELANAYTELNDPRLQEELFLTQLQGQTEEDSMAKMDHEFIKALKVGMPPAGGLGIGIDRLVMLLTDSRSIRDVIYFPLLRPEGTEE, encoded by the coding sequence ATGGACCGTTTTGAACGTGATCGTCTGGTCAAGCTCGAGAAAATCGAGTCACTCGGAATCGATCCGTGGGGACAACGGTTCGATAATCACCAGCCGATCGAAAAAATCCGCAGCATGGCGCCTGCGGAGTCGGGCGTGACTGGCGAACGGGTACGGATTGCCGGACGGTTGATGTCGCGGAACAACAAGGGCAAGCTCAAGTTCTATTTTCTGCAGGATTGGTCCGGCAAGGTCCAACTGATGGTCTCCCGGGCGGATGTCTCGGAGGAACAGTGGGAATTGATCGGCGCGCTGGATATCGGCGACTTGATCGGCGTGGACGGCACGCTGCGGTTGACGAATACCGGCGAAGTGACCGTCTTTGTAGAGACGATCACCTTCTTGACCAAGTCGTTGTCACAACCGCCGGAGAAACATTCAGGCGTCAAAGACATTGAGATCTTGTTGCGGCAGCGGTACCTCGATTTGATTTACAACGAGGGCGTCCTTGAGCGGATGCTCAAGCGGACGGAAATCATTGCCTCGATGCGTCAAACGTTGGCGGGCGAGGGATTTGTCGAAGTCGAAACCCCCGTGCTGCACGCCATTGCCGGCGGTGCGGCAGCGAAGCCGTTTATTACACATCACAATGCGCTGGACATTGATCTGTACTTACGCATTGCTTTGGAATTGCACCTGAAGCGGTTGATGGTCGGTGGCGTCGAGCGGGTTTTTGAAATCGGCCGCGTGTTTCGCAACGAAGGGATCGATGCGACGCACAATCCGGAATTCACGATGACGGAGATTTATCAGGCGTACGGTAACTACGAATCGATGATGGATCTCACGGAAAAAATCGTCGTCGATGCTGTGAAAAAAATCTCCGACGAAATGGTGCTGCCTTGGGGCGAAGAGACGATCGACTTCACCCCGCCCTGGCCGCGCAAGACCTATGCCGACTTGTTCGCTGAACATGCCGGTTGCGATATGCATGACAGCGCCGCAGTCGCCGAGGTTGCCGCCACACACCACATTGAAACAGCCGACAAGCACCCCGATGTGATTGTCAACGACGTCTTTGAGGCGACGGTCGAGGATCATCTGCAAGGACCGGTCTTCGTGATCGACTACCCGGCTTCGATTTGTCCGCTGACCAAACGCAAACAAGACAACCCCGCAATCGCCGAACGTTTTGAACTGTTCATCAAAGGGATGGAGTTGGCGAACGCGTATACGGAATTGAATGACCCGCGCTTGCAAGAGGAGTTGTTCCTCACGCAATTGCAGGGGCAAACGGAAGAGGATTCGATGGCGAAGATGGATCATGAATTCATCAAAGCTTTAAAGGTCGGCATGCCGCCGGCAGGTGGATTGGGAATCGGCATCGACCGTTTGGTGATGCTGCTGACTGATAGTCGCAGTATTCGGGACGTGATTTATTTCCCGTTGTTGCGGCCGGAAGGTACTGAGGAGTAA
- a CDS encoding class I SAM-dependent methyltransferase, producing MAWGDFTKQAAAYRLSRPSYPVELLEEILNEADLVVGDPVADIGAGTGIFSQLLLDQGLEVTAIEPNAEMRKYGEETCKATWLEATFEQTGLPDASQKWCFAAQAFHWADVPKSLAEIRRILGPGGGFTALWNERNNGQSEILSWVQEALSRHVPDFDHDYRTRDWATELVSTGDFSMVTPLSVPHTVRMSKARFLELWRSNNQLNTIAGPERLAAFFADLEGHLKTIGAEEIDVPYLCKAWTAT from the coding sequence ATGGCGTGGGGAGATTTCACAAAACAGGCGGCGGCCTATCGATTGTCCCGGCCATCGTATCCGGTCGAGTTGCTCGAAGAGATTTTGAACGAGGCCGACCTTGTGGTCGGGGATCCTGTGGCCGACATTGGTGCGGGGACCGGAATTTTTTCGCAGTTATTGCTCGACCAGGGCTTGGAAGTGACGGCCATCGAGCCGAACGCTGAAATGCGGAAATACGGCGAAGAAACCTGCAAGGCCACTTGGCTGGAAGCGACGTTTGAACAGACCGGACTGCCGGATGCATCTCAAAAATGGTGCTTTGCCGCTCAGGCGTTCCATTGGGCGGACGTGCCGAAAAGTTTGGCCGAAATCCGCAGAATCCTGGGGCCGGGCGGCGGGTTCACTGCGTTGTGGAACGAGCGCAATAACGGTCAAAGTGAGATCCTCAGTTGGGTACAGGAGGCGCTCAGTCGGCATGTGCCGGATTTTGATCACGATTATCGCACGCGGGACTGGGCAACGGAGTTGGTCTCTACCGGCGATTTCTCGATGGTTACGCCGCTGAGTGTGCCTCACACGGTGCGGATGTCTAAAGCACGATTTTTGGAGTTGTGGCGGAGCAATAATCAATTGAACACGATTGCAGGTCCAGAGCGATTGGCGGCATTTTTTGCGGATCTGGAAGGCCATCTCAAAACGATCGGTGCGGAGGAGATTGACGTGCCTTATCTCTGTAAAGCATGGACAGCGACGTGA
- the hisS gene encoding histidine--tRNA ligase, protein MPVKQQLIQPRVLKGFRDYLPGAMIPREALMQTAREVYRSYGFSPIDTPALEYAEILLGKGGDESDKQVFRFQDQGKRDVAMRFDLTVPFARFTSQHLNDIGTPFKRYHIGTVWRGENPQKGRYREFMQCDFDTIGTAANIADIETLLVIHDLLCAIGFEKFTTRVNNRLVLNGLLEKLDLAEQSVGVLRALDKLQKIGADGVSAELTEKVGLSNDQAQQVLKLVTTEGDTETVMSELSTLLAGNERGELGVHNLHELFRCAARAGIPAERIALDVTIARGLDYYTGTIYETFLGDLPGIGSICSGGRYDNLTGLFSKQALPGVGASLGLDRLLAAMEELKMLPGISTPAPVLVILFDAEKSGEYLRIGRELRAAGISTEVYVDPKGVGKQMKYANRKGFQLAIIAGGDEFAVGNWQVKNLQSGEQQTVPEAELIAHVTSELSSDGGSAG, encoded by the coding sequence ATACCCGTGAAACAACAACTCATTCAACCCCGAGTCCTCAAGGGTTTTCGCGACTACCTTCCTGGGGCGATGATTCCGCGCGAAGCACTGATGCAGACGGCTCGCGAGGTCTATCGCAGTTACGGCTTCAGCCCGATCGATACACCGGCGCTGGAATATGCGGAGATTTTGCTGGGCAAGGGGGGAGACGAGTCGGACAAGCAGGTCTTCCGGTTTCAGGATCAAGGCAAACGGGACGTGGCGATGCGGTTCGACCTGACCGTCCCCTTCGCGCGCTTTACGTCGCAGCACCTCAATGATATCGGGACGCCGTTTAAGCGGTACCACATTGGGACGGTTTGGCGGGGCGAAAATCCGCAAAAGGGACGTTACCGTGAATTCATGCAGTGCGACTTCGACACGATCGGCACCGCCGCCAACATCGCCGACATTGAAACGCTGCTGGTGATTCACGACTTGTTGTGTGCGATCGGGTTTGAAAAATTTACGACCCGCGTGAACAACCGGTTGGTACTCAACGGATTGCTGGAGAAACTCGATCTGGCTGAGCAATCGGTCGGCGTGCTCCGCGCGTTGGATAAATTGCAAAAAATTGGTGCCGACGGTGTCTCTGCTGAATTGACCGAAAAGGTCGGTCTCTCCAATGATCAGGCACAACAAGTCCTCAAACTGGTCACGACCGAAGGGGACACCGAAACGGTGATGTCCGAATTGTCCACATTGCTGGCCGGCAATGAGCGGGGCGAATTGGGCGTACACAATCTGCACGAGTTGTTTCGTTGCGCTGCACGGGCGGGGATTCCGGCTGAGCGGATCGCGCTGGATGTCACCATCGCTCGCGGACTGGACTATTATACCGGGACGATTTACGAGACGTTTCTGGGCGACCTGCCGGGGATCGGCAGTATTTGCTCCGGAGGACGCTACGACAATCTGACCGGACTGTTCAGCAAACAGGCATTGCCGGGAGTCGGGGCGAGCCTGGGACTGGACCGGTTGTTGGCGGCAATGGAAGAATTGAAAATGTTGCCCGGCATCTCAACGCCGGCGCCGGTGCTGGTGATATTGTTCGATGCGGAAAAGAGTGGCGAGTATTTGCGGATCGGCCGTGAGTTGCGAGCTGCCGGAATTTCCACCGAGGTGTACGTCGATCCCAAAGGGGTGGGCAAGCAGATGAAATATGCCAATCGCAAAGGGTTTCAACTGGCGATCATTGCCGGCGGCGACGAATTCGCTGTCGGGAACTGGCAAGTCAAGAATCTGCAGAGCGGCGAGCAACAAACGGTTCCCGAAGCAGAATTGATCGCGCATGTGACGAGTGAGTTGTCGTCGGATGGCGGATCTGCAGGCTGA
- a CDS encoding YkgJ family cysteine cluster protein yields the protein MPVAQVQRKDLKPDEVLCSYCTAKCCRYFALPIDKPKTWEDFDGIRWYMTHGRISIFVDEGTWYLMVHADCKYLRDDHMCGIYEDRPAICRSYTTDDCEYDNDSVYDKFFESPEQIWEYAEAVLPPRKKKKPYSPTMTVELPLLSGV from the coding sequence ATGCCTGTTGCACAAGTCCAACGCAAGGATCTCAAACCGGACGAAGTCCTGTGTAGCTATTGCACCGCCAAATGCTGCCGGTATTTCGCATTGCCGATCGACAAACCCAAAACCTGGGAGGATTTCGACGGCATTCGCTGGTACATGACGCACGGACGGATCTCGATCTTTGTGGATGAGGGGACGTGGTATTTGATGGTCCATGCGGATTGTAAATACCTGCGTGACGATCACATGTGCGGCATTTACGAGGACCGACCAGCGATCTGCCGTTCGTACACGACCGACGATTGCGAATACGACAATGACTCGGTCTACGACAAGTTCTTCGAATCCCCCGAGCAGATCTGGGAATACGCCGAAGCCGTGTTGCCGCCGCGGAAGAAGAAGAAACCGTATTCGCCGACCATGACCGTCGAACTTCCGCTGCTAAGCGGTGTCTGA
- a CDS encoding RluA family pseudouridine synthase: MPHYSENAPVDMILSIIQKTTDALLRPPEVNTAPLEILYADNHCLAVAKPAKLLTAGDRTGDDTLLARSKAYVKQTYGKPGNVYLGIVQRLDRPTSGVVLFARTSKAAARLTKQFRDRTIEKTYLAIVEGNSGPGDAELVDWLKKDEARNVVSVTEPGATGGKQSRLRYRVLKRSGGRTLLEVRPLTGRSHQIRVQLSSRKMPIVGDRKYGARVGLGGKIALHAASLTFEHPTRREMLTVTAELPDYFDDLLDPGGASSRN; the protein is encoded by the coding sequence ATGCCCCACTATTCGGAGAACGCGCCGGTCGATATGATCCTTTCGATCATCCAAAAAACCACAGATGCGCTTCTGCGCCCTCCCGAAGTGAACACGGCACCACTAGAAATTTTGTACGCGGACAATCATTGTCTCGCCGTAGCCAAACCGGCCAAATTATTGACGGCTGGTGATCGGACCGGTGACGATACGCTGTTGGCGCGATCTAAGGCATACGTCAAACAGACGTATGGGAAGCCGGGCAATGTTTATTTGGGAATCGTGCAACGGTTGGATCGACCGACGTCGGGGGTCGTGCTTTTCGCGCGGACCAGCAAAGCGGCGGCGCGGTTGACGAAGCAGTTTCGCGACCGCACGATTGAGAAGACCTATCTGGCAATCGTCGAGGGGAATTCCGGTCCCGGTGATGCGGAACTTGTGGACTGGCTGAAGAAGGACGAAGCACGGAATGTCGTCAGCGTCACCGAACCGGGCGCTACCGGGGGCAAGCAATCGCGATTGCGGTATCGCGTATTGAAGCGCAGCGGCGGACGGACATTGCTGGAGGTTCGACCGCTCACGGGGCGAAGCCATCAAATTCGAGTCCAATTGTCCTCCCGAAAGATGCCGATCGTCGGGGACCGCAAATATGGCGCGCGCGTGGGGCTGGGAGGCAAGATTGCCTTGCATGCTGCTTCGCTGACTTTTGAACATCCGACACGCCGGGAAATGCTAACCGTCACGGCGGAATTGCCTGATTATTTCGACGACTTGTTGGATCCAGGCGGCGCCTCATCAAGAAACTAA